The Syngnathus scovelli strain Florida chromosome 18, RoL_Ssco_1.2, whole genome shotgun sequence genomic interval CCTGAGGGGACCACCCCGAAAAAATAACGACCCTGAAGTTAATTGACTGAGGCAAATCTTGATGCACTGTTGTTACTCACGGCGTTCTCAGGGTGGAAGATGTAGGAGGCAGGCGAGTTGTCGACAATGATGACTTTGCCGAGCTCTCGGCCCAGCCGGCTGAGGTCTTTGACGTAGTTTCCTCTGTGGAACACACAGGATTCCCTGAAGAGACGAGCACGGAACACTCCCCAGCGGTCCAGGAGGTCTGCCACGGGGTCCGCGTACTGCAAAGCGTGACATGGCAGAGTCAGACCAGATGACATTATGGGCCCTTTTCAAGCAATTAGTCACAATATGAAATAATCACACCCGCTTACTGTTGGGATTTCAAACTGGACGACTGACTGTTGAACACATTTGTCCACCAGGTGGGGGTATTTCTCCCCATTCAATGCATGTAGTATTAGTTTACATCTTATATTGAATAAATAGCATGTATATAAAAAGAAATCTCAGCATTGACTCCATCTCAGGGAATGGAAATTTGTATATAATTGTATTTGTGTATaacataaatataatttataaatatGAAAATGTAACATTTTTATAGCCGCTTTTGTGTTCTTTAGTGAGGCTATTTCAAGGACTTGTTGTATTGACCTTAGCTAAACTGGCGGTGAAAAGGACACATTCAAACAGCTCCCCCATCCTTTGCAGGAACTCGTCCACGTGAGGCCTTTTCAGCACATACACCTGAAACGCAATATTAGTTTACACCAGAAATGAGAACATCGACAGCTTTCATAATATTCCATATCTCCGCTGCCCTGGTCCTCCGCAGGTGTCCGGGGAATAGCCGCTGCTCCCGAGTGCAAGTAATcaagaagaggccgagtttgacGCAAAAAGCCTATCCTGGATTACTTGAACCAGGTCGCAGCTACATGTCAATGGCTGCTCCATCACAATTGTTCATGACAATAAAAATaagtaaatatataaataataaataaatacatacataataaATGCTACAAATAGTATAAAATTATGTAAAATATAAGTTGAATACAAGTACAAAAATAAGTACCAAATAAAATAAGTTCAAATATAAAAATTAATTACTAACAAAACACTTAAATAAAGTACTACAATTATaataaattggaaataattatgTGAATGCCCAAAAATACAGAAAAGGTATGATAATTAAAAATAGATAGCACTTTGAATATATGACTCTGCTGTCTTTTCTCCATATGTGGACTTCTACCTTGTGTATTAATGCAAAGAAAACCAAAATGTTTGCCCCAACTCGTATTTGTGGTGCATGTGAGCGCATACCTGATGAACAGTTCCATCAATCTCCACCGGAACGATGAAGTCTGCATTGCTAATAGGCTGCGAGGCAAACACAAGAAGACGCAGCGTTATCCAATCAATCACATAATGAGTGTCGGGGGCACACAGAGGTGAAAAACACCAGAGAGACTCTGCTgcagaagtggaggagacgcagcGCGGGAACGTAGGTAGAAGATAAAAAGAAGGGGAAGAAAATTGTCAAAACTAAAAATGaactgtaacaaaaaaaaaaaacaacaaacaacgattaatattaataataatggcaaaaataaagataaaatcATTGacgcaataaataaaaataaatcaaaataattaattaaaaactATTTACATAAATGTATATAACTGCATGCCGTCATAATTTATTCATAATCTAATTTATATCATCACTCACATAAAATTTGAAGCACATCCAGTATTGTACGCAGCTGCACTCTTAATACATAACACCAAGTACTATATAACTCTCTATATGCATTATGTAACATGTCTATTTCTGTCCGCCGTTCCACACACGTGGCTTTTGTCCAGCATTCTCATTTGCATGCCGTCAAATGGCTCCAACCTACGAACCTTCCCAACGAGACGTCGATCTACAGAAAGTTTCACTTTGATTTATAACACCGCCTGAAAGCATTTCCTGTTGATTTATGAAGCGCAGGCACGGTTGTATAAACAAGAAGCTGCAGCGTGAATCATTGTTTGGTTTCGTTTTGTTTGGATGATTTTGGACATATCCGTAGAGCAAAACAGCCTGCCGGACGTTCCCATGTGTGTGACCTCGTGCTGCTCGCATGTGACTCTGAGTAATGAATGGACTCGATGCACTGTGCGGACATATTTCTTTGTCGTCCGCCATTGAGACGTTGCGCAGCGGAGCATACGCATCAAATTATAAAAACGAGTCTCATGTATTTGCCCTTTGAAAcaacaattatttaaaaaaaaaaacattgaaaaagGAATCGGTTAAAAGTAGTTCTACGGCGCCGTTCGTACCTTGAAGGAGCTGTGAACGAGCGTCTCGTCCAGGTCGATCACCACGCAGTTCCTGCCATAGTCTGCTATACTGACCTCGGGCAAGAGGAACTTGGCTGGGGGCTGCcgaggcaacacacacacacacacacacacactttttaatGAATTATTCACACAGTTTCATCAGAGGAAATGATGCTTACATGCCGACGAACCACACAGAGAAGTTAATTCAAACTCAAATAGAAAATAACTTGATCAATGATTAATAAATCAAATTATTTAAAGTTAAAAGACCACACAGTCAAAAACCGTCGGATTCGTGTTGAGATCGTTTTTCTGCCACTAAGCGTTTCATGTTGGATGTTAGTGGTGAGAAcagaatatttttcttttcaaattaagAACAAATTAATTGAAACATGGATCAACTCTAGCCTCTAGTGACATCATGTTTTCCGACCAAATATTGTATGAACGCCATATATTTATCGAATATCCAAATATATATACTCGAGCATTTTACAGAATCAAACCACTACATAGCTTCTCGTGCTTGTTGTGATTCTACTTTACAGCGTCTACTTCAAGTGACCTCATATTGACTCTTTCACTGTGATGCCTTCGGGGACCGCGCGgaaaagaaggggaaaaaaagaaaaaggaggagCACTCGGGTTTGTTGCCAAAAAGGTCGCAGACTGACAGACAAGCGTGAAGCGACAGATGGTACAGCCACAGGGGGCATGCGTGCACGCGCCAGCGCATGCACATTCTGCAATTTATGAATctctgatgtatttttttttttcctgagagaATCACTTGCAGTTTCACAATGACATCGAATTCCATTCGTTAAATGTTAAAGCTTCATTATCAAATTCCACGGGTCTTTTTAATACAGCGTAGTTGCAATTGATTATACTGTCAGAGATAGATGATTTCATTTAATCAAGTGTTCAAAGACAATCCATTTGTTATTGCAAGGCGAAACCAGCCAGGAGTTGGGCTCAAGGGAAAATCAATATATATTATCATATCAAAACTATAATTATCCATGAAGGCCAAACCGTCGTGTTGAACAATGGATTAGTCCGTTTGACAATTCTCTGTTGTTGATATTTTATTATTGCAAGCTGCTTCTACCCACTGCTGTAAAATTGGAATTTCCCTATTGCGAGATGAATAAGGGCTCATTCTATTCTATTATTTCCTCATACCACGCCTATCTATCAAGTTTAATGGCAACTAGTCAAAGAATGGATGGGTGTGAACATGCAGCTTGAAGCAAGATGGGATagcacaacaataataataaaataaaataaaataaaataaaatataatataataataataataataataggataGTACATACACTGGGGATGTGGTCAGCCTGCACCTGGTCACACTGGAGGAAGTAAACACAGGGGAGGAAGGAGAGGAGAGCAGtgagcaaagaaaacaaaacgctGCAAGAACATCAATATTGTAATCAACAAATGCACAGAaagggagcgagagagagagcggggtGCTTGTCAATAAAAAAGAGCCAGAGCTCCTGCAAATGACAAATAAAGCTGGACTGGACTCCGACAAACATGCGGGAGGGGCAGAAACTCAGCAAGGTTGGAGGCCCGCGCATTCCTCGCCTAGACGCGAGACATGTTTCGTGTAAACACGAGGAGGGATGGCCGGGTTATTTTTCATTGCGTTTGGAGCTTTTTAGGGGGCTTTTTGCGCTTTCCCCAACAGCCTGCAACTTCACACGTCCACGCTACACTGGACAAAATGTGAGTCAAGGAGGGGGTCGAGCAAGGAGGGCCTAATTtgttacaaatttaaaaaaaaaaaagatattgtgGAACAATCAAAGTCAAATCTAGTCGATTGAATGAAGTGGGGAAAATCAAGTACTCTGTATTTGGACAGCGCCGA includes:
- the ctdspla gene encoding CTD (carboxy-terminal domain, RNA polymerase II, polypeptide A) small phosphatase-like a isoform X2 encodes the protein MDNTSIITQVANPKEEESICASQDKVSQSNSSLKKHRSRSIFSPFFCCFRNYNDYQVEPPAVNNKTHALPPPPEENGAPPKPPAKFLLPEVSIADYGRNCVVIDLDETLVHSSFKPISNADFIVPVEIDGTVHQVYVLKRPHVDEFLQRMGELFECVLFTASLAKYADPVADLLDRWGVFRARLFRESCVFHRGNYVKDLSRLGRELGKVIIVDNSPASYIFHPENAVPVQSWFDDMADRELLELLPIFEGLSKEDDVYSLLQSLRER
- the ctdspla gene encoding CTD (carboxy-terminal domain, RNA polymerase II, polypeptide A) small phosphatase-like a isoform X1 encodes the protein MDNTSIITQVANPKEEESICASQDKVSQSNSSLKKHRSRSIFSPFFCCFRNYNDYQVEPPAVNNKTHALPPPPEENGAPPKCDQVQADHIPSPPAKFLLPEVSIADYGRNCVVIDLDETLVHSSFKPISNADFIVPVEIDGTVHQVYVLKRPHVDEFLQRMGELFECVLFTASLAKYADPVADLLDRWGVFRARLFRESCVFHRGNYVKDLSRLGRELGKVIIVDNSPASYIFHPENAVPVQSWFDDMADRELLELLPIFEGLSKEDDVYSLLQSLRER